A stretch of the Desulfobacter sp. genome encodes the following:
- a CDS encoding DUF4445 domain-containing protein: MTYTIEFLPHENIVQVEENESLIRAAMEAGVHINASCGGSGVCGKCLVLIEQGEVKGGISEHLSQEDQDQGYRLACISQVVSDLVVRVPVESEMETSRLNQQANARHTARAMHTDMDVLKENGLFIPPVEKIYLEMDPAAEGDNQADVARIINHLRLNHDEHRLRMDLGLIRRVPDIIREQDFKVTATIVRPVRRDGKNRIINIEAGDTSQRNFAIAVDIGTTTVYGQVLDLQSGTVLGEHGEFNGQISYGEDVISRIMFAEKGDGLDVLSRKVIETINKVIGKIVKKAGIDRQEVSTITLAGNSTMTQLLLKINPSYIRKDPYVPASIMYPPCLAQEIDLDLPDHTIALIYPGVSSYVGGDIIAGVMASGMYLSSELTLYMDIGTNAEIVIGHQDWMVCTAASAGPAFEGGGVKFGMRASKGAIEDFSIDPETYDPMIITVGNVKAKGICGSGLITLAAKLLEAGVIDSRGKFNQDLDTPRIRQTDDIWEYVIVDRENTQIDRDITITEPDLDNLIRAKGAMYSAALTLLEEIGLGIQDVERIILAGGFGSYVDLESAITIGLLPEIEPDKVTYLGNGSLLGCKINCLTNSLRRNVTDVVNMMTNFELATTPSYMDHYMGALFMPHTELNYFPKIKARLEALRK; encoded by the coding sequence ATGACATATACCATAGAGTTTTTACCCCATGAAAATATTGTCCAAGTTGAAGAAAACGAAAGCCTGATCCGTGCGGCCATGGAAGCCGGTGTTCATATCAACGCCTCATGTGGAGGCAGCGGGGTCTGCGGCAAATGCCTGGTCCTGATTGAACAAGGAGAGGTTAAAGGCGGGATTTCAGAACATCTTTCCCAGGAAGATCAGGACCAGGGGTATCGGCTGGCCTGCATTTCCCAGGTTGTTTCGGATCTGGTGGTCAGGGTGCCTGTGGAATCTGAGATGGAAACAAGCCGTCTTAACCAGCAGGCCAATGCCCGGCATACGGCCCGGGCCATGCATACGGATATGGATGTCCTCAAGGAGAACGGGCTGTTTATTCCGCCGGTGGAAAAAATTTATCTGGAAATGGATCCGGCCGCTGAAGGAGATAACCAGGCAGATGTGGCAAGGATAATAAATCATCTTCGTCTTAACCATGATGAACACAGGCTGAGAATGGATCTGGGACTGATCCGCCGTGTGCCTGATATCATCCGGGAGCAGGATTTTAAAGTTACGGCCACCATTGTAAGGCCCGTGCGCCGAGACGGGAAAAACAGAATTATTAATATTGAGGCCGGGGACACAAGCCAGAGAAATTTTGCCATTGCCGTGGATATCGGCACCACAACCGTGTACGGTCAGGTTCTGGACCTTCAATCAGGAACGGTTTTAGGCGAACACGGGGAGTTTAACGGCCAGATCTCCTATGGGGAGGATGTGATCTCCAGAATTATGTTTGCGGAAAAAGGAGACGGCCTGGATGTTTTAAGCAGAAAAGTGATTGAAACCATCAACAAGGTCATTGGGAAAATCGTTAAAAAGGCCGGCATTGACAGGCAGGAGGTCTCCACCATCACCCTGGCAGGCAACTCCACCATGACCCAGCTGCTTTTGAAAATTAATCCCAGCTATATCAGAAAAGATCCCTATGTGCCGGCTTCCATCATGTATCCCCCCTGCCTGGCCCAGGAGATCGACCTGGATCTGCCCGACCATACCATTGCCCTGATTTATCCCGGGGTCTCCTCCTATGTGGGTGGGGATATTATTGCCGGGGTCATGGCATCGGGCATGTATCTTTCGTCTGAACTGACCCTTTATATGGATATCGGGACCAATGCCGAGATCGTTATCGGCCACCAGGACTGGATGGTCTGTACGGCTGCTTCGGCAGGTCCTGCATTTGAAGGGGGCGGGGTCAAGTTCGGCATGCGGGCATCCAAAGGGGCGATTGAAGATTTTTCCATTGATCCTGAGACCTATGACCCCATGATTATCACCGTGGGCAATGTCAAGGCAAAGGGCATCTGCGGTTCAGGCCTTATTACCCTGGCAGCCAAACTTCTGGAAGCCGGGGTCATTGACTCCAGGGGCAAGTTCAACCAGGATTTGGACACCCCGAGAATCCGGCAGACGGATGATATTTGGGAATATGTGATTGTGGACAGGGAAAATACCCAGATTGACCGGGATATTACCATTACCGAGCCGGATCTGGATAATCTTATCCGGGCCAAGGGGGCCATGTATTCGGCGGCCCTGACCCTGCTTGAAGAGATCGGCCTGGGTATTCAGGATGTGGAACGAATTATTTTGGCAGGCGGTTTCGGCTCGTATGTGGATTTGGAAAGTGCCATCACCATAGGACTTTTACCCGAGATTGAACCGGACAAGGTCACCTATCTGGGCAATGGCTCACTTCTGGGATGCAAGATCAATTGCCTGACCAACTCTCTGAGACGGAATGTGACCGATGTGGTCAACATGATGACCAATTTTGAGTTGGCCACCACCCCCTCTTATATGGACCATTATATGGGAGCGCTTTTTATGCCCCATACCGAGCTTAACTATTTTCCCAAGATTAAGGCCAGGCTGGAGGCCTTGCGAAAATGA
- a CDS encoding FAD-binding protein, translating to MKTVDEPRLREIVGEKNIKSDPSDLYVYGSDASVHHAMPWVVVKPENTSQVQKIMVYANQDGIPVIPRGGGSGMCGQTVPVNGGIVLDMKGMNRILEINLPDVYCRVEPGVVDDDLNLALKPYGVFYPPTPASSRIATIGGEIANNASGVRSVKYGATRDAVMGMKVVLPSGDLVSLGAHTRVEASGYQLHKLMVGSEGTLGVVVEATLSFVPIPEYRCMGVANFDSLKDAGEAIGSIMASGTIPSMLELVDSVAIKAVNKTMNLGLKEVEAALIFEADGQVKEAVDYEINKMKKICESHHGKDIISSYDPKERAKIFMGRKKLFPALSKYDDNLSSTSLADDMAVPYSRMADMAAKIHEVAKKNNIVMTAYGHCGSGCMHTKILMDTKREDQWASARAAITEIYEFVRSVNGTTSAEHGIGLSKAESFKVEKADSIDMLATIKQALDPYNILNPGKLMQAPDNWVTATDLRYSVES from the coding sequence ATGAAAACGGTTGATGAACCCAGATTAAGGGAAATTGTAGGAGAAAAAAACATCAAGTCAGATCCGTCTGACTTGTATGTATACGGGTCAGACGCCTCTGTTCACCATGCCATGCCATGGGTGGTTGTCAAACCTGAAAACACCTCCCAGGTTCAAAAAATCATGGTCTATGCCAACCAGGATGGTATTCCGGTCATCCCCAGGGGGGGCGGCTCGGGCATGTGCGGACAGACCGTTCCGGTCAACGGGGGCATTGTACTGGACATGAAAGGCATGAACCGAATCCTGGAAATCAACCTGCCTGATGTATACTGCCGGGTGGAGCCCGGAGTGGTGGATGATGACCTGAACCTGGCCCTGAAACCTTACGGGGTATTTTATCCGCCCACACCGGCCTCTTCCAGGATTGCCACAATCGGCGGAGAGATTGCCAACAATGCCTCGGGTGTCAGGTCGGTCAAATACGGGGCCACCCGGGATGCGGTCATGGGCATGAAGGTGGTGCTCCCCTCGGGAGACCTTGTCAGTTTAGGGGCCCATACAAGGGTTGAGGCCTCGGGATACCAGCTTCACAAACTCATGGTGGGCTCGGAAGGCACTCTAGGAGTGGTGGTGGAAGCCACCCTGAGCTTTGTTCCCATTCCCGAGTATAGATGCATGGGCGTGGCCAATTTTGACTCGCTTAAAGATGCCGGAGAAGCCATCGGCTCGATCATGGCCTCGGGCACCATTCCCTCCATGCTCGAACTTGTGGATTCCGTGGCCATCAAGGCAGTGAACAAAACCATGAATCTTGGGCTCAAAGAGGTGGAAGCCGCCCTGATTTTCGAGGCAGACGGCCAGGTCAAAGAGGCGGTGGACTATGAAATCAACAAGATGAAAAAAATCTGTGAAAGCCACCACGGCAAGGATATCATCTCAAGCTACGATCCCAAGGAGCGGGCCAAGATTTTCATGGGCCGCAAAAAACTCTTCCCTGCCCTGTCCAAGTATGACGACAACCTGTCCTCCACCTCCCTTGCAGATGACATGGCCGTGCCCTACTCAAGGATGGCGGACATGGCGGCCAAAATCCACGAGGTGGCCAAAAAAAATAATATTGTCATGACCGCTTACGGCCATTGCGGATCCGGGTGCATGCACACCAAGATACTCATGGACACCAAACGAGAAGACCAGTGGGCATCGGCCAGGGCCGCCATTACCGAAATCTATGAATTTGTAAGGTCGGTCAACGGCACCACGTCTGCAGAACACGGCATCGGCCTGTCCAAGGCAGAATCGTTTAAAGTTGAAAAGGCAGATTCAATTGATATGCTGGCCACCATTAAACAGGCTTTGGATCCCTATAATATTCTCAATCCGGGCAAACTCATGCAGGCCCCGGACAACTGGGTAACGGCAACAGACCTTAGATACTCTGTAGAGAGCTAA
- a CDS encoding hydrogenase iron-sulfur subunit, with protein MEKNFEHLKKWEGTLASCIRCGYCFEHCPMFKHTGWESDAPRAKIITAFGLLSGKVDLTPQAAEKLFNCFYCKRCEAACSSGVPLTEIFTDAKKDLSAMGFKGPGTTSVTHMNCARCLLCVGACPHEARSIGEDGIVTDPAKCQACGICVEVCPAGAATIENTFGVSRTELTEKAAAFLSSHVSAKAIVFACNWSYYPDLMASRLPESETHDKDYEILVNMCGGRLEAQLLMAPFLTGAWGVLVACCPDRDCQHDGNLKAKNLVKNMKQTMEKLEINPDRIHLVQIPAGDKTLFQAEIDTFMDQLNSMGHIR; from the coding sequence ATGGAAAAGAATTTTGAACATTTAAAAAAATGGGAAGGCACTCTTGCCAGCTGTATCAGATGCGGATATTGTTTTGAGCATTGTCCCATGTTCAAGCATACGGGCTGGGAGTCTGATGCCCCCAGGGCAAAAATCATCACGGCATTCGGTCTTTTATCCGGCAAGGTGGATCTCACCCCCCAGGCTGCGGAAAAACTGTTCAATTGTTTTTATTGTAAACGATGCGAGGCCGCCTGTTCATCAGGGGTTCCTTTGACTGAAATCTTTACCGACGCTAAAAAAGATCTTTCTGCCATGGGATTCAAGGGTCCGGGCACCACTTCGGTCACCCATATGAACTGTGCCAGATGCCTGCTCTGTGTAGGGGCTTGTCCCCATGAGGCAAGATCCATTGGTGAAGACGGCATTGTCACGGATCCTGCCAAGTGCCAGGCCTGCGGCATCTGTGTCGAGGTCTGCCCTGCAGGGGCTGCCACCATTGAAAACACCTTCGGGGTGTCCAGAACAGAACTCACGGAAAAGGCTGCGGCCTTTCTCAGTTCACATGTCTCTGCCAAAGCCATTGTCTTTGCCTGCAACTGGTCCTATTATCCGGACCTTATGGCATCCCGGCTGCCCGAATCAGAAACCCATGACAAAGACTATGAAATTCTGGTGAATATGTGCGGAGGCAGACTTGAAGCCCAGCTTCTGATGGCCCCCTTCCTCACCGGGGCCTGGGGGGTGCTTGTGGCCTGCTGCCCGGACAGAGACTGCCAGCATGACGGCAATTTAAAGGCAAAAAACCTGGTTAAAAACATGAAACAAACCATGGAAAAGCTGGAGATCAATCCGGATCGGATCCATTTGGTTCAGATCCCTGCCGGGGATAAAACCTTGTTCCAGGCGGAAATCGACACCTTTATGGATCAATTAAACAGCATGGGCCATATACGCTAA
- the larA gene encoding nickel-dependent lactate racemase, translating to MKITVPYGKEGSMSAHLDDAINVSFLEANDVDIQDEDKTIEDSILNPINSKHFKSFLSDAKKVLVIVNDATRPTPTQKVLDVIFDDLSKTRFNFIIATGAHRGPSEEEYLQIFGAYYEKIKDRIIVHDARKEEDQVLIGKSSNGTEMYVNRAGVEADKFIIISSVEPHYFAGYTGGRKSFLPGIAGYKTIEQNHKLALVPEAKALALENNPVHEDMIDAIKTVKQEIFSIMTVLDKHHKVYATCSGHINDSFHAAIDRANEVFAAKLDQKADIVVSVVKFPQDIDLYQAQKGIDNAKLALKKNGIMILVAKCRCGIGGKAFADLLGSCDTPKAALEKIEKGYVLGYHKAAKMAEIGLWAQMWGVTDVEPDVISKLFITPFSDLQTALDQAIAEKGKEASVLFIMDGGLTVPLVK from the coding sequence ATGAAGATTACGGTCCCGTACGGAAAAGAGGGGTCAATGTCAGCCCATCTGGATGATGCAATCAATGTCAGCTTTCTGGAAGCCAATGATGTGGATATCCAGGATGAAGACAAGACCATTGAAGATTCCATCTTAAATCCCATCAATTCCAAACATTTCAAATCGTTTTTATCCGACGCCAAAAAGGTGCTGGTCATTGTCAATGATGCCACAAGACCCACCCCCACCCAAAAGGTGCTGGACGTTATTTTCGATGATTTAAGCAAAACCCGGTTCAACTTCATCATTGCCACAGGCGCCCACAGAGGGCCCAGTGAAGAAGAGTATCTCCAGATCTTCGGTGCTTATTATGAAAAAATCAAAGACAGAATCATTGTCCACGATGCCAGAAAAGAAGAAGACCAGGTCCTGATCGGCAAATCTTCCAACGGGACTGAGATGTATGTCAACCGAGCCGGGGTGGAGGCGGATAAATTCATTATTATCTCTTCGGTGGAACCCCATTATTTTGCAGGGTATACCGGTGGCAGAAAATCATTTCTCCCGGGCATTGCCGGATACAAGACCATTGAACAGAACCATAAGCTGGCCCTGGTACCCGAGGCAAAGGCCCTGGCCCTGGAGAATAACCCGGTCCATGAAGACATGATCGATGCCATCAAAACCGTAAAACAGGAAATCTTTTCCATCATGACGGTGCTGGACAAGCATCATAAAGTCTATGCCACCTGTTCAGGGCACATCAACGATTCTTTCCATGCCGCCATTGACCGTGCCAACGAGGTATTTGCAGCCAAGCTTGACCAAAAGGCCGACATTGTGGTCTCTGTGGTAAAATTTCCCCAGGATATTGACCTTTACCAGGCCCAAAAGGGCATTGACAATGCCAAGCTGGCCCTGAAAAAAAACGGGATCATGATTCTTGTGGCCAAGTGCCGCTGCGGCATCGGCGGCAAGGCCTTTGCAGATCTTCTAGGCTCCTGCGACACGCCCAAGGCTGCACTTGAAAAAATTGAAAAAGGCTATGTGTTAGGATATCACAAGGCCGCTAAAATGGCTGAAATAGGGCTTTGGGCACAGATGTGGGGGGTCACGGACGTTGAGCCGGATGTGATTTCAAAATTATTTATCACCCCTTTTTCCGATCTTCAGACGGCCCTTGATCAGGCCATTGCGGAAAAAGGCAAAGAGGCATCTGTTCTTTTTATCATGGACGGCGGACTTACCGTGCCTTTAGTCAAGTAA
- the thyX gene encoding FAD-dependent thymidylate synthase: MNIIEQNHEILNLPHDCLEILEKAGRTCYKSETRITQDSAGKFVDMLIRNNHHAMIEFGDIIVKLTTNRGVTHELVRHRMCSFAQESTRYVKYDKDIAFIRPVWSDDRLIGQWDPNHLDLPKDLPVGDEIWLKSMARAESEYKTLIDAKWKAQAAREILPNSMKTEIVVKANIREWRHIFALRCAKTSHPQMVGLMIPLLKDLKTKIPVVFNDLKF, encoded by the coding sequence ATGAATATCATTGAACAAAACCACGAAATTTTAAACCTTCCCCATGACTGCCTTGAAATACTGGAAAAGGCCGGCAGGACCTGTTACAAATCCGAAACCAGGATCACCCAGGATTCCGCGGGGAAATTTGTGGATATGCTGATCCGCAACAACCACCATGCCATGATTGAATTCGGGGACATCATTGTCAAATTGACCACCAACCGGGGGGTCACCCATGAACTGGTCCGGCACCGGATGTGCAGTTTTGCCCAGGAATCCACCCGGTATGTCAAGTATGACAAGGACATTGCCTTTATCCGTCCGGTCTGGTCGGACGACCGCCTGATAGGACAATGGGACCCCAATCACCTGGATCTGCCCAAAGACCTGCCCGTTGGAGACGAGATCTGGCTCAAGTCCATGGCAAGGGCCGAATCAGAGTATAAAACCCTGATTGACGCCAAATGGAAGGCACAGGCCGCCAGGGAAATCCTGCCCAACAGCATGAAAACAGAAATCGTGGTCAAGGCCAATATCAGAGAATGGCGCCATATTTTTGCCCTGCGCTGTGCAAAGACCTCCCACCCCCAGATGGTCGGCTTGATGATCCCTCTGCTCAAGGATTTAAAGACAAAAATACCTGTGGTTTTCAATGACCTGAAATTCTAA
- a CDS encoding HD domain-containing protein yields MTSNLFNLVPSGINPDKRSLKSYIHKTLLVRLFIAGSLVSLVLAFTVFFFEFQRLGQVVNNRAGEIAARFNDEIQGDLGTPPLTKTDELQNKLKMLSSIGKLDLGIGNLIYTGIYDLEGSAIVLEKDPETGYVKEVDAVMGSLGEQVPAGTTQVSKFRYIHGSPHIQLTFLLKNDKGQQAAILSGMFAVSAAAKNQVVDRITRTCLQTIGIVLLTTMILYPIIITLINRLSQQANDLLEANIETLEVLGSAIAKRDSDTDIHNYRVTIYSVRLAEAMGLSQSLIRTLIKGAFLHDVGKIGISDNILLKPGKLTEDEFESMKRHVNYGLEIVARSTWLKDAADVVKYHHEKFIGGGYPYGIKSDSIPVIARIFAIADVFDSITSERPYKKAMPFKEAMEIIAEGRGTHFDPSLVDIFNTIAFSLYENVAGCPDEALRENLESITRQYCSEETWLST; encoded by the coding sequence ATGACATCCAACCTGTTTAATTTAGTACCATCCGGCATTAATCCTGATAAAAGATCTCTTAAGTCCTATATTCACAAAACATTATTGGTCAGGCTTTTTATCGCAGGCTCACTGGTTTCTCTTGTTCTTGCCTTCACTGTCTTTTTTTTTGAATTTCAACGGTTGGGCCAGGTGGTCAACAACCGGGCAGGGGAGATTGCCGCCCGGTTTAATGATGAAATTCAGGGGGACTTGGGTACGCCGCCGCTCACCAAAACAGATGAGCTTCAAAATAAACTCAAGATGCTTTCAAGCATCGGCAAGTTGGACCTGGGGATAGGCAATCTTATCTATACGGGAATCTATGATCTTGAGGGCAGTGCCATTGTTTTGGAAAAAGACCCTGAAACAGGCTATGTAAAAGAGGTGGACGCCGTCATGGGGTCTCTGGGAGAACAGGTTCCGGCTGGCACCACCCAAGTCTCCAAATTTAGATATATTCATGGAAGTCCGCATATTCAGCTCACATTTTTACTTAAAAATGATAAGGGGCAGCAGGCAGCCATTTTAAGCGGGATGTTTGCCGTGTCCGCTGCTGCAAAAAATCAGGTTGTTGATCGTATTACACGGACCTGTCTGCAGACCATTGGGATTGTTTTGCTCACCACCATGATACTTTACCCGATTATCATCACCTTGATCAACCGATTGTCCCAGCAGGCCAATGATCTTTTGGAAGCCAATATTGAAACTTTGGAGGTGCTTGGGAGCGCAATTGCCAAACGGGACAGTGACACCGATATCCACAATTACCGCGTCACGATATACTCGGTCAGACTGGCCGAGGCAATGGGGCTGAGCCAAAGCTTGATTCGTACCCTGATAAAGGGGGCCTTTCTTCACGATGTGGGTAAAATTGGAATTTCCGACAATATTCTCTTAAAACCTGGCAAATTAACAGAGGATGAATTTGAGTCCATGAAACGCCACGTGAATTACGGTCTTGAAATTGTTGCCAGATCCACTTGGCTGAAAGATGCAGCAGACGTTGTAAAATATCATCATGAAAAGTTCATTGGCGGCGGTTATCCCTATGGGATTAAAAGCGACTCTATTCCGGTCATTGCACGAATTTTTGCCATTGCAGATGTCTTTGATTCAATCACTTCAGAAAGACCCTATAAAAAAGCCATGCCGTTCAAAGAAGCCATGGAGATTATTGCTGAGGGCCGCGGGACTCATTTTGATCCCTCTCTGGTTGATATTTTTAATACCATTGCGTTTTCATTGTATGAAAATGTGGCGGGATGTCCGGATGAGGCCCTGCGTGAGAACCTTGAATCCATTACACGGCAGTATTGTTCAGAAGAGACCTGGCTGTCCACCTAA
- a CDS encoding amino acid ABC transporter ATP-binding protein codes for MKDTKAIIQIHEVYKYFGKLCALNKINLDIAPGEKVVVIGPSGSGKSTMLRSINRLEKIDKGQIIIDGKDINDKSNDINAIRQELGMVFQSFNLFPHKTVLGNLMMAPMKLKKLPKAQAEKIAMELLHKVGISDKAYVYPKMLSGGQQQRVAIARALAMNPKIMLFDEPTSALDPEMIGEVLDVMVNLAKEGMTMVCVTHEMGFAREVADKVIFMDKGKIIEIGTPEHFFNAPENDRTKLFLSQIL; via the coding sequence ATGAAGGATACTAAGGCCATTATTCAGATTCACGAGGTTTATAAATACTTTGGTAAATTATGCGCCTTAAATAAAATCAACCTTGATATTGCACCGGGTGAGAAGGTGGTTGTTATCGGTCCTTCCGGTTCGGGTAAATCAACCATGCTGCGATCGATTAACCGCCTGGAAAAAATAGACAAGGGGCAAATTATCATTGACGGCAAAGATATCAATGATAAAAGCAACGACATCAATGCCATTCGCCAGGAACTTGGAATGGTCTTTCAAAGTTTTAATCTTTTTCCCCACAAAACCGTGCTGGGAAATCTCATGATGGCGCCCATGAAACTTAAAAAGCTGCCAAAGGCCCAAGCCGAAAAAATTGCCATGGAGCTGCTGCACAAAGTCGGGATCTCTGACAAGGCATATGTATATCCCAAAATGCTCTCAGGAGGTCAGCAGCAGCGGGTGGCCATTGCCAGGGCCCTGGCAATGAATCCCAAAATCATGCTCTTTGACGAGCCCACCTCTGCCCTTGACCCGGAAATGATCGGTGAAGTCCTGGATGTTATGGTAAATCTTGCCAAAGAGGGGATGACCATGGTTTGTGTCACCCATGAAATGGGGTTTGCAAGGGAAGTTGCCGATAAAGTGATTTTTATGGATAAGGGCAAAATCATTGAAATCGGGACCCCTGAGCATTTTTTCAACGCGCCTGAAAATGACAGGACCAAATTGTTTTTATCCCAGATTTTATAA
- a CDS encoding amino acid ABC transporter permease, which translates to MADKNHPINIEVGDGAAIPVKKDKGLVNAWSISFIGAIGCIIYLCMSDPDMYWEVLKFLPDGVLVTFQVTIASIILSLIIGLFTGLGRISENKIINTIASTYVEIVRGIPLLVQLFYIYYALGRFEFLQISELPSAIIAMGICYGAYMGEVFRAGIISIDKGQGEAARSLGFNKTQTMFMVILPQSWKTILPPVGNEFIALLKDSSLVSILAVADILRRGREYASVTFSYFEAYTMVALVYLVITLILSKAVSKMEERLNYYEGY; encoded by the coding sequence ATGGCAGACAAGAATCATCCCATTAACATAGAAGTCGGTGACGGTGCAGCCATCCCTGTCAAAAAAGACAAGGGGTTGGTCAATGCATGGTCCATATCCTTTATTGGCGCCATTGGCTGTATTATTTATTTGTGCATGAGCGACCCGGACATGTATTGGGAAGTTTTAAAATTTCTGCCGGACGGCGTATTGGTCACCTTCCAGGTCACCATTGCTTCCATTATTTTGTCTCTGATCATAGGCCTTTTCACAGGCCTTGGACGTATTTCAGAGAACAAAATAATCAACACCATTGCATCAACCTATGTTGAGATTGTCCGGGGGATTCCCCTGTTGGTTCAGCTCTTTTACATCTATTACGCCCTGGGACGATTTGAGTTTTTACAAATTTCAGAACTGCCGTCGGCCATCATTGCCATGGGTATTTGTTATGGTGCCTATATGGGAGAGGTCTTCAGAGCCGGTATTATTTCCATTGACAAAGGTCAGGGGGAGGCGGCCCGGTCTCTTGGGTTTAACAAAACCCAGACCATGTTCATGGTGATTTTACCCCAGTCATGGAAAACCATTCTTCCGCCTGTGGGCAATGAATTTATTGCCCTTTTAAAAGACAGCTCCCTTGTTTCCATACTGGCCGTTGCCGATATATTAAGACGCGGGCGTGAGTATGCAAGCGTGACCTTCAGTTATTTTGAAGCCTATACCATGGTGGCGCTGGTATATCTTGTGATCACCCTTATTTTATCCAAAGCGGTCAGCAAAATGGAAGAAAGGTTAAATTATTATGAAGGATACTAA
- a CDS encoding basic amino acid ABC transporter substrate-binding protein, with translation MLKKSIMAVLILFMFVPSAFSKTVITVATDATWPPMEYINKDKAITGFNPELLAAMEKVSDIKFEIKNTAWDGIFAGLAAGKYDMVASSVSITEVRKKVMSFSDPYFEVKQGVITKKTVKIKSKADLEGKKAGAQIGTTGFLVTRKIKGVTMKSYDEIGLAVEDLFNGRIDAVVCDDAVAADYALTNEQYSKDLTLAFLLESDTPEYLGFAFKKGKSKDKLALVNEALKKVKASGEYDRIFKKWL, from the coding sequence ATGTTGAAAAAAAGTATAATGGCTGTTTTGATCCTGTTCATGTTCGTGCCCAGTGCATTTTCAAAAACGGTTATCACCGTTGCCACTGACGCCACATGGCCCCCAATGGAGTATATTAACAAAGACAAGGCCATCACAGGCTTTAATCCCGAACTATTGGCTGCCATGGAAAAAGTCAGCGACATTAAATTTGAAATCAAGAATACGGCCTGGGACGGTATTTTTGCAGGTCTTGCTGCGGGTAAATATGACATGGTTGCATCCTCTGTTTCCATTACCGAGGTTCGCAAAAAAGTAATGAGTTTCAGCGATCCCTATTTTGAAGTTAAACAGGGGGTGATCACAAAAAAAACAGTCAAGATTAAATCTAAAGCAGATCTGGAAGGCAAAAAAGCCGGTGCCCAAATCGGGACCACAGGGTTTTTGGTGACCCGAAAAATTAAAGGGGTTACCATGAAATCCTACGACGAAATCGGTCTTGCCGTGGAAGATCTGTTTAACGGAAGAATCGATGCCGTTGTTTGTGATGATGCGGTTGCAGCGGATTACGCTCTTACAAACGAACAATATTCTAAGGATTTGACCCTTGCCTTTCTGCTGGAATCTGACACGCCTGAATATCTGGGATTTGCCTTTAAAAAAGGAAAATCCAAAGACAAATTGGCCCTGGTGAATGAGGCCTTGAAAAAGGTAAAAGCATCCGGGGAATACGATAGAATCTTTAAAAAATGGTTATAG
- a CDS encoding NYN domain-containing protein gives MDESKQKIALFIDADNAPASKFEDVLSEVAKYGVVTIRKAYGNWKNPTLKSWEELLHEYAIQPIQQYDLTKGKNASDIALVIDAMDVMYTKDIDVMCFVSSDCDFTPMVTRALAEGKVVLGFGERKAPSPFVNACSKFLFLDQHPEPNGAIQKTSKNLKSDTKLINLLRKAIESTEEDSGWAALGPVGSHISNKTSFDTRNYGYKNLSSLLKAIDLFELKRGPGNSFLVRDARKKKSN, from the coding sequence ATGGATGAATCAAAACAGAAAATAGCCTTGTTCATAGACGCAGATAATGCGCCTGCGTCCAAGTTTGAAGATGTGCTCAGTGAAGTTGCAAAATACGGGGTGGTAACCATACGAAAGGCATATGGAAACTGGAAAAATCCCACCTTGAAATCCTGGGAAGAGCTGCTGCACGAATATGCGATTCAGCCCATTCAGCAGTATGACCTGACAAAGGGGAAGAACGCCTCGGATATTGCCCTTGTCATTGATGCCATGGATGTCATGTACACCAAAGATATTGATGTCATGTGTTTTGTCTCCTCAGATTGTGATTTTACCCCCATGGTGACCCGGGCCCTGGCCGAGGGTAAGGTTGTCTTAGGATTTGGTGAGCGCAAGGCGCCTTCCCCGTTTGTGAATGCCTGTTCCAAATTTTTATTTTTAGATCAGCACCCCGAACCCAACGGCGCCATCCAAAAAACATCGAAAAATCTTAAGTCTGATACCAAACTGATCAATTTATTGCGCAAGGCCATTGAATCCACAGAAGAGGACAGCGGCTGGGCAGCACTCGGGCCGGTGGGCTCCCACATTTCCAATAAAACCTCTTTTGACACCAGAAATTACGGGTATAAAAATTTGAGCAGCCTTTTAAAGGCCATTGATTTGTTTGAACTCAAGCGGGGCCCGGGCAATTCATTTTTAGTCAGGGATGCCCGGAAGAAAAAATCAAACTAG
- a CDS encoding LysR family transcriptional regulator: protein MEIRQLKTFITVADLLSFTRASKALYMAQSSVSAQIKALAGTRTGLKTL from the coding sequence ATGGAAATCAGGCAGCTTAAAACATTCATAACCGTGGCAGATCTGCTCAGCTTTACCCGGGCGTCCAAAGCGCTTTACATGGCCCAGTCGTCTGTTTCAGCCCAGATCAAAGCCCTGGCTGGAACAAGAACTGGACTTAAAACTCTTTGA